The bacterium genome includes the window TCGAGATCAAGGCCCCCGAGGTGATCCTGCGCAACGAGAAGCGCATGCTCCAGGAGGCGGTCGATTCGCTCTTCGACAACGGCCGCAAGTCTTCGGCCGTGCGCAGCGACGGCAACCGCGCCCTCAAAAGCCTCTCCGATATGCTGCGCGGCAAGCAGGGCCGCTTCCGTCAGAACCTGCTGGGCAAGCGCATCGACTACTCCGGCCGCTCGGTCATCGTCGTCGGCCCGGAGCTGCGCCTCCATGAATGCGGGCTGCCCAAGGAGATGGCGCTCGAACTCTTTAAGCCCTTCGTCATCCGCAAGCTGGTTGAGCGCGGCCTGGTCAAGACCGTCAAGAGCGCCAAGAAGTATGTCGAACGCCGCGGGTCCGAGGTCTGGGATATCCTCGAGGAGATCATCGACGATCACCCCGTGATGCTCAACCGCGCCCCGACCCTCCATCGTCTCGGCATCCAGGCTTTCCAGCCGGTGCTAATCGAGGGCAAAGCGATCCAGATTCACCCCCTGGTTTGCGCCGCTTTCAACGCCGACTTTGACGGCGACCAGATGGCGGTGCACGTCCCGCTCTCCTTCTATGCCCAAATCGAGACCAAGATCCTGATGCTCTCGAGCCACAACATCCTCTCCCCGGCGCATGGACGGCCGCTGGCCATCCCCAGCCAGGATATCGTGCTCGGGATCTATTACCTGACCAAGCGCCGCACCGGTGTGCAGGGCGAGGGGATGACCTTCGCCTCGACCGACGAGGTTCTCATCGCCTACAATGATCAGCGCATCGCCCTTCACGCCCCGATCAAGGTGCGCTTCAAGAACGAACTCATCGAGACAACCGTCGGCCGCGTCATCTTTAACGATATCCTTCCCGAGGAATTAAAGTTCGTCAACGCCGGTCTGACCAAAAAGGCTATCGAGGACCTGGTGGCGCGCGCCTACAACAAGCTGGGCAACCATCGCACCGCGCAGCTCCTCGACGACCTGAAAAATATCGGCTTTCAGTTCGCCATGAAGTCGGGCACTACCGTCGGTCTCGACGACGTGCTGGTCCCGCCCGAAAAGGAAGAATTGCTCGGCATGGCTTTCAAGAGTGTCGATGCCATCCTCAAACGCTACGAGCGCGGCATCATCACCGATGGCGAGCGCTACAACCAGATCATCGACATCTGGACGCACACCACCAGCGCCGTAGCCGAAAAGATGTTCGAGCGGCTGCGCCAGGACCGTCAGGGCTTCAATCCCATCTTCATGATGGCCGATTCCGGCGCGCGCGGTTCGAAAGAGCAGATCCGACAGCTCGCTGGTATGCGCGGCCTGATGGCCAAGCCGCAGAAGAAGATGACCGGCTCGATGGGCGAAATCATCGAGAACCCGATCACTGCCAACTTCCGCGAGGGTCTTTCGGTGCTCGAGTACTTCATCTCCACCCACGGCGCCCGCAAGGGTCTGGCCGACACCGCCCTCAAAACCGCCGACGCCGGTTACCTCACCCGCCGGCTCGTCGATGTCGCCCAGGACGTCATCATCACGCAAACCGACTGTGGCACCATCCTCGGCCTGCGTGTGGCCGACATCAAGGAGGGCGAGGAGGTGATCGAGTCGATGCAGGACCGCATCATCGGGCGCGTCGCGGCTGAAGACATCTTCGATCCCGAAACGGGCGACGTCATCATCGAGGCCGGGGCCCTCATCAACGAAGAGACCGCCAAGAAGATCAGCGACGCCGGCCCCGAGTCGGTGATGATCCGCTCGGTCCTCACCTGTGAAGCCCCGCGCGGTGTCTGCGCCCAGTGCTACGGACGCAACCTCGCCACGGGCAAGATGGTCTGCATCGGCGAGGCCGTGGGCGTCATGGCGGCGCAGTCGATCGGCGAGCCGGGCACCCAGCTGACCCTGCGAACCTTCCACATCGGCGGTACCGCCTCGCGCATCGCGGCCCAGTCCCAAGTCGCGGTCAAGCACGAGGGTACCATCGCCTGGGATAATCTCAAGACCGTCGAGCGCGAGGACGGTGAGATCGTCTGCATCGGGCGCAACGGCCGCATCAACGTGCAGGATGATGACAACCGCAATATGGAGCGCCTCACGGTGCCCTACGGCGCGACGATCATCGTCCGGCCGGGTGAACGCGTGGAAAAGGGGACCGTCATCTTCAAGTGGGATCCCTATACCGCCAGCATCCTCAGCACCACCTCGGGCAAGGTGCAGTTCCGCGATCTGCTCGAGAACATCACCTTCCGCGAGGAGATGGATGAGACCACGGGCATGCGTCAGCGGGTGGTCATTGAAACCCGCACGCGCAATCTCAGTCCCACCATCAACATTCTCGATGAGAAGGGCAAGGTCACCAGCGCCTATGTCATCCCGACCCGGGCCAACCTGGTGGTGCGTGACGGTGATATGATCACGGCCGGCGATGCGCTGGTCAAAATCCCGCGCGAGATCGCCAAAACCCGCGATATCACCGGCGGTCTGCCGCGAGTCGCCGAGCTTTTTGAGGCGCGGCGGCCGAAGGAGCCGGCCGTGGTCAGCGAGATCGACGGCATCGTCGAGTTCGGTGAGATGAAGCGTGGCGTGCGCAAGATCCTGGTGCGCTCCGAAGACGGCCATGAGGAAAAGGTCTACATGATCGGCTACGGCAAGCACGTCCTCGTCCACGCCGGCGATTTCGTCCATGCGGGCGAAAAACTCTCCGAAGGCTCGGTCGTGCCCCACGATATTCTCGCCATCATGGGCGCCAACAAGGTGCAGGAATACCTCGTCAACGAGATCCAGGAGGTCTACCGGCTGCAGGGTGTGCGCATCAATGACAAGCACATCGAGGTGATCGTCCGCCAGATGCTGCAAAAGGTCAAGATCGAGGATCCCGGCGATACCTTTTACCTCGAGGGCGACCAGGTCGACCGCCTCAGCTTTCTCGCCGAGAACGAGCGCATCCGCAATATGGTGGTCATCACCGAGCGCGGCGACTCCAAATTCCAGGTCGATGAGATGGTAGAGGCCGAGGAGTTCCGCAAGGTCGTGGCCAAACTGGAGGCGGCGGAGAAAACCCCGCCCCAGGCGCGTTCCGGCCAGCCGGCCACCTTCCAGCCGCTGCTGCTCGGCATCACCAAGGCTTCGCTGACCACCGAAAGTTGGATTTCGGCGGCCTCCTTCCAGGAGACCACCCGGGTGCTCACCGACGGTTCGGTCGAAGGCAAGGTGGATGAGCTGCTCGGCCTCAAGGAAAACGTGGTCATGGGCCATCTCATTCCGGCCGGCACCGGCATCAGCCGCTACAAGGAGATCAAGGTCGAAGGACCCGAGATCGACCTCCCCACGCCGCCAGAGCGTCCGGCCGCCCAGCCCGCGGTCCTTATCGAGGATGAGGAGGACGAGGGAAATGTCATCGACCTTGAAGAGCTGGAAAATGAATAAGTTCTGTGCAGAAAGTGAATAAATTTCTTGAAATTTGCAGAAAATTACCTTATATTAAAAGGCTTTGACAAAATTTGGAGGTAGAGTGCCAACCATCAATCAACTGGTTCGCACCGGTCGCGAAACTCTCGGCAAGCGTGAGAAAGCCCCGGCGCTCAACAAATCACCGCAGCGGCGCGGCGTCTGCACCCGCGTTTACACCACCACGCCCAAAAAGCCCAATTCTGCCTTGCGCAAGGTGGCGCGTGTGCGCCTCAGCAACCAGATTGAAGTGACGGCCTATATTCCGGGTGAGGGTCACAACCTCCAGGAGCATTCGATTGTCATGATCCGCGGCGGACGTGTCAAGGATTTGCCGGGCGTCCGTTATCATATCGTCCGCGGCGTGCTGGATACCAGCGGCGTCCAGGACCGCAAGCAGAGCCGTTCCAAATATGGCGCCAAACGCGGCAAGTAAGCGGCGCATTCGAGAGCCTATTCCTATCCTATTGAGAGTCTTGCATGTCGAGAAGAAAAACACCATCAAAGCGGATTGTACTGCCTGATCCTAAATTCAACAGCGTGCTGGTGACCAAGTTTATCAATGGTCTGCTCCGCGGCGGCAAACGCAGCGTGGCGGAGACCATTTTTTACGATGCCATCGATATCATCGCCGCCAAGACCAGCGCCGATGGGTTGCCGGTCTTCGAAAAGGCGATGCATAACGTCCGGCCGATGCTCGAAGTGCGCTCCCGCCGTGTCGGCGGCGCCACCTATCAGGTCCCGGTCGATATCCGCGGCGAACGTCAGCAGGCGCTAGCCATCCGCTGGATTATCAATTACGCCAAGGGACGTTCCGAAAAGACCATGTCCGAAAAACTCGCCGCAGAATTGATGGCCGCGGCGAAAAATGAAGGCAACTCGATCAAGAAACGCGAGGATACCCATAAAATGGCCGAAGCCAACAAGGCTTTCGCCCATTTCCGCTGGTAGTTCGCTCTGGTTTAAGCCAGTCTTGCATTCTAACTCCGGGCTAACAAGGCTCAAAGACAGCCGGTCCGGAAAGTGGGTGCCAGGACTTGGCGCTGCATAATTCGCTCCCTCTCTGTAACCACTTGCAATTGAGATGGATGCGTGGCGCGCCACTTTCTGATGCCCACGCACCTGCGCTCCGAAATCAACCCGGGAGGCGCGCTCTAAAGGTAAGTGGCTTTTTTATGTCAACCCCGTCCCCTCTGGATAAGACCCGTAATATCGGCATCATGGCCCACATCGATGCCGGTAAGACGACCACCACTGAACGGATCTTGTATTATACCGGCAAGGTGCACCGGATGGGCGAGGTCGATGATGGCGCCGCTACTATGGACTGGATGCAGCAGGAACGCGAACGCGGGATCACCATCACCTCCGCCGCGATCACCTGCACCTGGAAGAACCATCGCATCAATATTATAGACACCCCCGGCCATGTCGATTTCACGGCCGAAGTCGAACGTTCTTTGAGAGTTTTGGATGGCGCGGTCGCCATCTTCGATGCCGCCGGCGGCGTCGAGCCGCAGTCGGAGACGGTCTGGCGTCAGGCGGACAAGTACCGCATCCCGCGCATCGCCTATGTCAACAAGATGGATCGGGTCGGGGCCGACTTTGAGATGGTCCTGGAGTCGATGAGGGAACGGCTCCACACCCGGCCTGTCTCGATCCAGCTTCCCATCGGCGCCGAGGATCGCTTCATCGGCCTGGTTGATCTGATCAGCATGAAGGCGATCTACTACGATGAGGCGACTCTGGGCAGCACGTGGGAGGAGAGCGAGATCCCCGCGGAACTACAGGAGAAGGCCTTCGCCAAGCGTCACGACCTGATCGAGACCATCGCCGATTTCGATGATGCGGTCATGGAGAAATACCTCTCCGGAGAAACCGTCACCATCGAGGAGATCCATCGCGCCCTGCGCGCCGGCACCCTCAAGGATGCCATCGTCCCGGTCCTCTGCGGCGCCTCGGTCAAGAACCGTGGTGTCCAGCATCTCCTCGATGCGGTCGTTCGTTACCTGCCCAGCCCCCTGGATGTGCCGCCGGTGGAAGGGGTCAATCCCTATACCGAAAAGATGGAGAAACGGACGGCCGACGACCAGCAACCCTTCACGGCGCTCGCTTTCAAGATCATGACCGATCCCTTTGTCGGCAAGCTCACCTACTTCCGGGTTTATTCGGGGAGCATCGCCGTCGGCGAGACCGCGCTCAACACCGGCACGGAAAAGAAGGAGCGCTTCAGCCGCATCCTGCAGATGTCCGCCAACAAGCGTGACGACATCCAGCGCGTCTCCACTGGCGATATCGCCGCGGCCGTCGGCCTGCGCAACACCCGCACCGGAGACACGCTTTGCGATCCTAAGCATCCGTTGATGCTCGAGAGCATGAACTTTCCGATCCCGGTCATCCGCATCGCCATCGAACCCCGGTCCAAGGCCGATCAGGATCGCATGAGCACCGCGCTGACTGCGTTGGCGGATGAGGATCCGACCTTTCAGTACAGTGTCGACGCCGAGACCGGGCAGATGATCATCGCCGGCATGGGCGAACTGCACCTCGAGATCCTGGTCGACCGCCTGATGCGCGAGTTCAAGGTTCAGGCCAACGTCGGCAAGCCGCAGGTCGCTTACCGCGAGACCATCACCGAGCCGGTGACCAGCGAGATCCGCTTCGTCAAACAGACCGGCGGCAAAGGACAATATGCCCACGTCGTCATCGAGTTTTCTCCGGCTGAACAGGGCGAGATCTTTTCCTTCACCAGCCACGTCGGCCCGATGCAGGTGCCAGGGCAGTTCATCCGGCCGGTGGAACAGGGTATCCGTGAGGCGATGGTCAGCG containing:
- the rpoC gene encoding DNA-directed RNA polymerase subunit beta'; this encodes MFAQEAPVQDANFSAIYIGLASPDKILERSHGEVTKPETINYRSFKPEKDGLFCEKIFGPVRDWECHCGKYKRIRYKGIVCDRCGVEVTMKSVRRERMGHITLAVPVVHIWYWKSLPSKIGYILGMSIKELEKVIYYESYVVIRPGKSGLSAKDLITEEDFLDVTERMRELETDVPEDQRFYAEIGGLAVHALLRQVNIDTLSHELRLQARTETSIQRKAEALKRLKVVEAFRRSNRDRENRPDWMVMSVIPVVPPELRPLVPLEGGRFATSDLNDLYRRVIIRNNRLKKLLEIKAPEVILRNEKRMLQEAVDSLFDNGRKSSAVRSDGNRALKSLSDMLRGKQGRFRQNLLGKRIDYSGRSVIVVGPELRLHECGLPKEMALELFKPFVIRKLVERGLVKTVKSAKKYVERRGSEVWDILEEIIDDHPVMLNRAPTLHRLGIQAFQPVLIEGKAIQIHPLVCAAFNADFDGDQMAVHVPLSFYAQIETKILMLSSHNILSPAHGRPLAIPSQDIVLGIYYLTKRRTGVQGEGMTFASTDEVLIAYNDQRIALHAPIKVRFKNELIETTVGRVIFNDILPEELKFVNAGLTKKAIEDLVARAYNKLGNHRTAQLLDDLKNIGFQFAMKSGTTVGLDDVLVPPEKEELLGMAFKSVDAILKRYERGIITDGERYNQIIDIWTHTTSAVAEKMFERLRQDRQGFNPIFMMADSGARGSKEQIRQLAGMRGLMAKPQKKMTGSMGEIIENPITANFREGLSVLEYFISTHGARKGLADTALKTADAGYLTRRLVDVAQDVIITQTDCGTILGLRVADIKEGEEVIESMQDRIIGRVAAEDIFDPETGDVIIEAGALINEETAKKISDAGPESVMIRSVLTCEAPRGVCAQCYGRNLATGKMVCIGEAVGVMAAQSIGEPGTQLTLRTFHIGGTASRIAAQSQVAVKHEGTIAWDNLKTVEREDGEIVCIGRNGRINVQDDDNRNMERLTVPYGATIIVRPGERVEKGTVIFKWDPYTASILSTTSGKVQFRDLLENITFREEMDETTGMRQRVVIETRTRNLSPTINILDEKGKVTSAYVIPTRANLVVRDGDMITAGDALVKIPREIAKTRDITGGLPRVAELFEARRPKEPAVVSEIDGIVEFGEMKRGVRKILVRSEDGHEEKVYMIGYGKHVLVHAGDFVHAGEKLSEGSVVPHDILAIMGANKVQEYLVNEIQEVYRLQGVRINDKHIEVIVRQMLQKVKIEDPGDTFYLEGDQVDRLSFLAENERIRNMVVITERGDSKFQVDEMVEAEEFRKVVAKLEAAEKTPPQARSGQPATFQPLLLGITKASLTTESWISAASFQETTRVLTDGSVEGKVDELLGLKENVVMGHLIPAGTGISRYKEIKVEGPEIDLPTPPERPAAQPAVLIEDEEDEGNVIDLEELENE
- the rpsL gene encoding 30S ribosomal protein S12; the protein is MPTINQLVRTGRETLGKREKAPALNKSPQRRGVCTRVYTTTPKKPNSALRKVARVRLSNQIEVTAYIPGEGHNLQEHSIVMIRGGRVKDLPGVRYHIVRGVLDTSGVQDRKQSRSKYGAKRGK
- the fusA gene encoding elongation factor G — encoded protein: MSTPSPLDKTRNIGIMAHIDAGKTTTTERILYYTGKVHRMGEVDDGAATMDWMQQERERGITITSAAITCTWKNHRINIIDTPGHVDFTAEVERSLRVLDGAVAIFDAAGGVEPQSETVWRQADKYRIPRIAYVNKMDRVGADFEMVLESMRERLHTRPVSIQLPIGAEDRFIGLVDLISMKAIYYDEATLGSTWEESEIPAELQEKAFAKRHDLIETIADFDDAVMEKYLSGETVTIEEIHRALRAGTLKDAIVPVLCGASVKNRGVQHLLDAVVRYLPSPLDVPPVEGVNPYTEKMEKRTADDQQPFTALAFKIMTDPFVGKLTYFRVYSGSIAVGETALNTGTEKKERFSRILQMSANKRDDIQRVSTGDIAAAVGLRNTRTGDTLCDPKHPLMLESMNFPIPVIRIAIEPRSKADQDRMSTALTALADEDPTFQYSVDAETGQMIIAGMGELHLEILVDRLMREFKVQANVGKPQVAYRETITEPVTSEIRFVKQTGGKGQYAHVVIEFSPAEQGEIFSFTSHVGPMQVPGQFIRPVEQGIREAMVSGVIAGYPIIDIKANLVDGSFHDVDSSELAFKIAGAMALQDAARRGKPILMEPIMDLEVITPEEYFGAILSDLAARRAKIANHHKRKDAQVINAQAPLAEMFGYATALRNMSQGRAVFTMRFFNYQKVTEEVGKKLLQKMGLMV
- the rpsG gene encoding 30S ribosomal protein S7 encodes the protein MSRRKTPSKRIVLPDPKFNSVLVTKFINGLLRGGKRSVAETIFYDAIDIIAAKTSADGLPVFEKAMHNVRPMLEVRSRRVGGATYQVPVDIRGERQQALAIRWIINYAKGRSEKTMSEKLAAELMAAAKNEGNSIKKREDTHKMAEANKAFAHFRW